A genomic window from Gemmatimonadaceae bacterium includes:
- a CDS encoding PIN domain-containing protein encodes MKILDVTVLMYLNDEGSEFHVPVRDFVERAYADSDVLGLPWHSIVGFLRLTTRRIGGRTLLSRDQAEHFVSTLLSRPNVLVVEPGPRHWRILTELSAAAGARGKLYPDAHLAALAIENGAELCSADSNFARFPRLKWTDPTRPPA; translated from the coding sequence ATGAAGATTCTTGACGTCACCGTCTTGATGTACCTCAACGACGAAGGCAGCGAGTTCCACGTCCCAGTGCGCGACTTCGTGGAGCGCGCGTACGCCGATTCGGACGTCCTTGGCCTGCCCTGGCACTCGATCGTCGGATTCCTGCGCCTTACCACGCGCAGAATCGGAGGACGGACGTTGCTGTCGCGCGACCAGGCAGAGCATTTCGTCTCAACGCTCCTGTCGCGCCCCAACGTGCTCGTGGTTGAGCCGGGTCCCCGCCACTGGCGAATCCTCACGGAGCTCAGTGCCGCAGCCGGAGCCCGCGGGAAGCTCTACCCGGATGCGCACCTCGCGGCGCTTGCCATTGAGAACGGGGCTGAACTCTGCTCGGCGGACAGCAACTTCGCCCGCTTCCCCCGCCTCAAGTGGACTGACCCGACACGCCCGCCAGCCTAG
- a CDS encoding PIN domain-containing protein, producing MATLLEEHRRPADQFWQAPRIASRLMELEVRVRAADRPQPADAERDLDELLSRVKFVEIEREAVALLYEDPPKSVRTLDAIHLATLAYLNSGPRSIPLATYDRRLATAAHAMGFEVIVP from the coding sequence TTGGCGACGCTGCTGGAGGAGCACCGACGCCCTGCCGATCAGTTCTGGCAGGCGCCTCGCATCGCGAGCCGCCTGATGGAACTCGAGGTGCGTGTTCGTGCGGCCGACCGTCCACAGCCTGCGGACGCCGAGCGGGATCTCGATGAGCTGTTGTCGCGGGTGAAGTTCGTCGAGATTGAGCGCGAAGCGGTCGCGCTGCTCTATGAGGACCCGCCGAAGTCCGTGCGGACCCTCGATGCCATTCACCTCGCGACGCTTGCGTACCTGAACTCGGGCCCGCGCAGCATTCCGCTCGCCACCTACGACCGCCGTCTCGCCACCGCCGCCCACGCGATGGGCTTCGAGGTGATCGTCCCGTGA
- a CDS encoding DNA cytosine methyltransferase, with product MPRVLDLFAGCGGLSYGLELAGFEVVAGNDIAASAAETHRLNHPRSRFFLGSITEPALREEIIAYARAQNVDVVVGGPPCQAYSVAGKRDVDDERGHLFEDYVAVVDALRPKFFVMENVKGLLSMKHDRTDLSASDQATLDRIKVLEKEQIRLRKLRKQHKNTDRIPFTAADAEHLQQVNAEYAQLQRMAAKLRESVPERIVSRLERLGYRVEYRVLNAADYGVPQRRERVIFVGTRLDVPIVFPEPTHREPSSATSLFDAALLPWVTTQDAIGDLEDAPENVEWSHEFTRHKPDFVERLAQTPVGGSVYEGFSDAWYRQPPDEPSRTVKENHGGVFVHYRHPRVLTPRELARLQSFPDSFRFAGPKSKVLVQIGNAVPPLLGRAIGTAIQAMLATATAPAKRKRSA from the coding sequence ATGCCCCGAGTCCTCGACCTATTTGCCGGCTGCGGCGGCCTGAGCTACGGCCTCGAGCTCGCGGGCTTCGAAGTCGTCGCGGGCAACGATATCGCCGCATCGGCGGCGGAGACGCACCGGCTGAACCACCCGCGCTCACGCTTCTTTCTCGGATCCATCACCGAACCCGCGCTCCGGGAAGAGATTATCGCCTACGCCCGCGCGCAAAACGTGGATGTCGTCGTCGGCGGCCCGCCCTGTCAGGCGTACAGCGTAGCCGGTAAGCGCGACGTGGACGACGAGCGTGGGCATCTCTTTGAGGACTACGTCGCCGTGGTCGACGCGCTGCGCCCCAAGTTCTTCGTGATGGAGAACGTGAAGGGCCTGCTCTCAATGAAGCACGATCGCACCGACCTCTCAGCCTCCGATCAAGCCACGCTCGATCGCATCAAGGTACTGGAAAAGGAGCAGATCAGGCTTCGCAAGCTGCGCAAGCAACACAAGAACACGGATCGCATTCCGTTCACGGCGGCAGATGCGGAGCACCTTCAGCAGGTGAACGCGGAGTACGCGCAGCTACAGCGAATGGCGGCCAAGCTACGTGAGTCAGTTCCGGAGCGCATTGTCTCGCGTCTGGAGCGGCTTGGGTATCGCGTGGAGTATCGCGTGCTCAACGCGGCCGATTACGGTGTTCCGCAGCGACGCGAGCGTGTGATATTCGTCGGTACTCGGCTCGACGTGCCTATCGTGTTTCCGGAGCCAACGCACCGCGAGCCGTCGAGTGCGACGTCCCTCTTTGATGCCGCGCTCCTGCCTTGGGTCACGACGCAAGATGCCATCGGCGACCTTGAGGACGCCCCTGAGAACGTGGAGTGGAGCCACGAGTTCACGCGGCACAAGCCGGACTTCGTGGAGCGGCTTGCGCAAACGCCGGTGGGCGGGAGCGTCTACGAAGGATTCTCAGACGCGTGGTATCGCCAACCGCCAGACGAGCCAAGCCGCACGGTCAAGGAGAATCACGGCGGCGTGTTCGTGCATTATCGACACCCCCGCGTGCTCACGCCACGTGAGTTGGCACGGCTCCAGAGCTTTCCGGATTCCTTCCGCTTTGCGGGCCCCAAGTCCAAGGTGCTCGTGCAAATTGGCAACGCGGTGCCGCCGCTCTTAGGACGAGCAATCGGAACCGCGATTCAGGCAATGCTTGCTACCGCCACCGCACCCGCCAAGCGCAAACGCTCGGCCTAA
- a CDS encoding ion transporter, producing MTARHYWRRVIFDHDTKAGKAFDIALIIAILGSVATMLLDSLPGLSPSAHYALYLFEWLFTILFTIEYAARLWCAADRLRYAKSFYGVVDLLALLPTWIGLIFPEGRFLGVVRIIRVLRIFRILKLTQYVAEASVLTQALVAARYKIVVFMFTIVTAVSVVGSLMYLVEGPEHGFTSIPMAMYWAVVTMTTVGYGDIAPGTPFGRLLASALMILGYGIIAVPTGIVTMELQRSAQARVPRAVTCPGCGGDGHDADAKFCKGCGVQLPTRGVL from the coding sequence GTGACCGCCCGCCACTACTGGCGCCGCGTGATCTTCGATCACGACACCAAGGCCGGCAAGGCCTTCGACATCGCGCTGATCATCGCCATCCTCGGCAGCGTCGCCACGATGCTGCTCGACAGCCTGCCCGGCCTCTCGCCCTCGGCGCACTACGCGCTGTACCTGTTCGAGTGGCTCTTCACGATCCTCTTCACCATCGAGTACGCCGCGCGCCTCTGGTGCGCCGCCGATCGCCTGCGCTACGCCAAGAGCTTCTACGGCGTGGTGGACCTGCTCGCGCTGCTGCCCACCTGGATCGGGCTGATCTTCCCCGAGGGCCGCTTCCTCGGTGTCGTCCGCATCATCCGCGTGCTGCGCATCTTCCGCATCCTCAAGCTCACGCAGTATGTGGCCGAAGCCAGCGTGCTCACGCAGGCGCTGGTGGCGGCGCGGTACAAGATCGTGGTGTTTATGTTCACCATCGTCACCGCGGTGAGCGTGGTGGGCTCGCTGATGTACCTGGTGGAAGGCCCCGAGCACGGCTTCACCAGCATCCCGATGGCGATGTACTGGGCCGTGGTGACGATGACCACCGTCGGCTATGGCGACATCGCGCCGGGCACCCCATTCGGCCGACTGCTCGCCAGCGCGCTGATGATCCTCGGCTACGGCATCATCGCCGTGCCCACCGGCATCGTGACGATGGAACTGCAGCGCAGCGCGCAGGCGCGCGTGCCGCGTGCCGTCACCTGCCCCGGCTGCGGCGGCGACGGGCACGACGCCGACGCCAAGTTCTGCAAGGGCTGCGGCGTGCAGCTCCCGACGCGCGGCGTGCTCTGA
- a CDS encoding beta-N-acetylhexosaminidase: MRPIAILAAILLPAALAAQAPARPSAASNAPRLLPAPREIVRHDGTALFRAQISITPSSERADIDAAEDFALAMRERGFTAALHGAPRGWHVTMLRNGSEQARRVLERHSLRFDAAMRDEGYILVTDTSGATVIAHTAAGAFYGLQTLKQLIVGAGPGARLHLATIRDWPAMRWRGVQDDLSRGPMPTLEYQKRQVRLLAAYKINTFTLYFEHTLQFASQPVIAPPGGSMSREDVAELVAYARRYHVTIIPQQQTFGHLHHALKLEIYADLAETPHGHVLAPGQPGTLAFTRGIFAEIDSMFPSPFVHLGADETFELGAGRTKPMVERDGLGAVYINYLRDIVETVRKPGKRYLFWGDIAMNSPELVSRLPKDLIAVGWDYWSRNNFDRLLKPFRDAGMETWVAPGISNWNGVYPNSNTALPNIQGFIRDGQRSGATGVINTTWDDWGDGIFEQNWYGLVFGAAASWQPGESNIAAFQNAYGLNFHGDTLGAIDAAQRHLMAAHAALQRSGAGDAGSYLFFLDPWSEEGVIETLRLRPHIAQVRVHAESALVQIARARTQRHLREPSAVDAMELGARRIDWLGMKFQIADEVAQGVHLLATLDTVTWKEFAEFTGINGKLQDMRDGWVLTRELFERSWRYENRPYWLQNNLARYDVETHRWVQRINDMDAARRRFTRERALPTPASLGVPSALAPSRPAPTGGGASRPRD; encoded by the coding sequence ATGCGCCCAATCGCCATCCTTGCTGCGATCCTCCTGCCGGCCGCCCTCGCCGCGCAGGCCCCCGCCAGGCCCTCGGCCGCCAGCAACGCCCCGCGCCTGCTCCCCGCGCCGCGCGAGATCGTCCGCCACGACGGCACCGCGCTGTTCCGCGCACAGATCTCCATCACGCCGAGTTCTGAGCGCGCAGACATCGACGCCGCCGAGGACTTCGCCCTCGCGATGCGCGAACGCGGCTTCACCGCGGCGCTGCACGGCGCCCCGCGCGGCTGGCACGTGACGATGTTGCGCAACGGTTCGGAGCAGGCCCGCCGCGTGCTCGAGCGCCACTCGCTGCGCTTCGACGCCGCGATGCGCGACGAAGGCTACATCCTGGTCACGGACACCAGCGGCGCGACGGTCATCGCGCACACGGCGGCGGGCGCGTTCTACGGACTGCAGACGCTCAAGCAGTTGATTGTCGGCGCGGGCCCGGGCGCGCGCCTGCACCTCGCGACGATCCGCGATTGGCCGGCGATGCGCTGGCGCGGCGTGCAGGACGACCTCTCGCGCGGCCCGATGCCGACGCTGGAGTACCAGAAGCGCCAGGTGCGCCTGCTGGCGGCGTACAAGATCAACACCTTCACGCTGTACTTCGAGCACACGCTGCAGTTCGCCTCGCAGCCGGTGATCGCGCCGCCGGGCGGTTCGATGAGCCGCGAAGACGTCGCCGAGCTGGTGGCCTACGCGCGGCGCTACCACGTCACGATCATCCCGCAGCAGCAGACCTTCGGGCATCTGCACCACGCGCTCAAGCTGGAGATCTACGCGGACCTGGCCGAGACGCCGCACGGGCACGTGCTCGCGCCGGGGCAGCCGGGCACACTGGCCTTCACGCGCGGCATCTTCGCCGAGATCGACTCGATGTTCCCGTCGCCGTTCGTGCACCTCGGCGCCGACGAGACCTTCGAGCTGGGCGCGGGCCGCACGAAGCCGATGGTGGAGCGCGACGGGCTTGGCGCGGTGTACATCAACTATCTGCGCGACATCGTCGAGACGGTGCGCAAGCCGGGCAAGCGCTACCTGTTCTGGGGCGACATCGCGATGAACTCACCGGAGCTGGTGAGCCGCCTGCCCAAGGACCTGATCGCGGTGGGCTGGGACTATTGGTCTCGCAACAACTTCGACCGTCTGCTCAAGCCCTTCCGCGACGCGGGAATGGAGACCTGGGTGGCGCCGGGCATCAGCAACTGGAACGGCGTGTACCCCAACAGCAACACGGCGCTGCCGAACATCCAGGGCTTCATCCGAGACGGGCAGCGCAGCGGCGCCACGGGCGTCATCAACACGACTTGGGACGACTGGGGCGACGGGATCTTCGAGCAGAACTGGTACGGCTTGGTGTTCGGCGCGGCGGCCTCGTGGCAGCCGGGCGAGTCGAACATCGCAGCATTCCAGAACGCCTACGGCCTCAACTTCCACGGCGACACCCTCGGCGCGATCGACGCGGCGCAACGGCACCTGATGGCGGCGCACGCGGCGCTGCAGCGTTCGGGTGCCGGCGATGCGGGCTCGTATCTGTTCTTCCTGGATCCGTGGAGCGAGGAAGGCGTGATCGAGACGCTGCGCCTGCGTCCGCACATCGCGCAGGTGCGCGTGCACGCGGAGAGCGCGTTGGTGCAGATCGCGCGCGCACGCACGCAGCGGCACCTGCGGGAGCCGAGCGCGGTGGATGCGATGGAGCTGGGCGCGCGGCGCATCGACTGGCTGGGGATGAAGTTCCAGATCGCCGACGAAGTGGCGCAGGGCGTGCACCTGCTCGCGACGCTGGACACGGTGACCTGGAAGGAGTTCGCCGAGTTCACCGGCATCAACGGCAAGCTGCAGGATATGCGCGACGGCTGGGTGCTGACGCGCGAGCTCTTCGAGCGCAGTTGGCGCTACGAGAACCGTCCGTACTGGCTACAGAACAACCTGGCGCGCTACGACGTGGAGACGCATCGCTGGGTGCAGCGCATCAATGATATGGACGCGGCGCGGCGTCGCTTCACTCGGGAGCGGGCGCTGCCGACGCCGGCGTCATTGGGAGTGCCGTCAGCATTGGCGCCGTCGCGCCCTGCGCCGACCGGCGGCGGCGCCTCGCGCCCGCGCGACTAG
- a CDS encoding nucleotidyl transferase AbiEii/AbiGii toxin family protein, with amino-acid sequence MPMLLHETDPELMYQAIGYTARETGFNPRLIEKDYFCSVVLEYLAGGSAGLTFKGGTCLAKIHDRFYRLSEDLDFTVSVSGEPKRTERSALVATARALIARTETSLPGFRVRDQLTGADSSRQYNGALEYQSLLDGQAEPVRIEISLSEPTLLPIERGPAATLLRNPVTGAALVASFPVDALSYRETMAEKLRAAMCRREVAIRDYFDVDHAVRSGKLDPADADLHTLLRQKLAAPRTGPVDVSDARVNELRQQLEAQLKPMLRDREFSEFNLERAVATVRAVAATLTTP; translated from the coding sequence GTGCCGATGCTCCTGCACGAGACGGATCCTGAGCTGATGTACCAAGCCATCGGCTACACCGCGCGCGAGACGGGATTCAACCCGCGACTGATCGAGAAGGACTACTTCTGCAGCGTCGTGCTAGAGTACCTCGCCGGCGGCAGTGCAGGGCTCACGTTCAAGGGTGGCACCTGCCTCGCCAAGATCCACGACCGCTTCTACCGCCTGAGCGAGGATCTGGACTTCACCGTCTCCGTGTCCGGCGAGCCGAAACGGACCGAACGAAGTGCGCTGGTCGCCACCGCACGGGCGCTCATCGCACGCACGGAGACGTCACTGCCGGGGTTCCGCGTCCGTGACCAACTCACCGGCGCAGACTCGTCCAGGCAGTACAACGGGGCGCTCGAATATCAGTCGCTGTTGGATGGCCAAGCCGAGCCCGTTCGCATCGAAATCAGTCTCTCCGAGCCGACGCTGCTGCCCATCGAGCGTGGCCCCGCAGCGACGCTGCTGCGCAATCCAGTGACCGGTGCCGCGCTCGTCGCATCGTTCCCCGTGGACGCGCTCTCCTATCGAGAGACGATGGCCGAGAAGCTGCGCGCGGCGATGTGTCGCCGCGAAGTGGCGATCCGCGACTACTTCGACGTCGATCACGCAGTGCGCTCGGGGAAGCTCGACCCAGCGGACGCCGATCTGCACACCCTGCTTCGCCAGAAGCTCGCAGCTCCGCGCACGGGTCCAGTCGACGTGTCGGACGCTCGGGTGAACGAACTGCGCCAGCAGCTCGAGGCGCAACTGAAACCGATGCTTCGCGACCGCGAGTTCTCGGAGTTCAATCTCGAACGCGCGGTCGCGACCGTTCGCGCGGTGGCCGCGACGCTAACGACTCCGTAG
- a CDS encoding ribbon-helix-helix protein, CopG family encodes MRTTVDISPDLLARVRKLADDEGVSFKEALRRVIARGLEVPAPPAPRKLDLPTFNVGFARYFDINKVNELIGEMEDQRILRSMGLLPRDDEDS; translated from the coding sequence ATGCGCACGACCGTGGACATAAGCCCCGACCTCCTCGCGCGCGTCCGCAAGCTGGCGGACGACGAAGGCGTCTCCTTCAAGGAGGCGCTGCGGCGGGTCATTGCCCGGGGCTTGGAGGTGCCCGCGCCGCCCGCGCCGCGCAAACTCGATCTCCCGACCTTCAATGTGGGCTTCGCGCGCTACTTCGATATCAACAAGGTGAACGAGCTTATCGGGGAGATGGAGGATCAACGCATCCTTCGCTCTATGGGACTCCTGCCGCGCGACGATGAAGATTCTTGA
- a CDS encoding Na/Pi cotransporter family protein: MSGFQIFIGVTAAVILFLHGLQSFSHELQAVAGPVMRRWLARVTASRIRGMAVGALATGIVQSSSAISAITVALVDAGTLTFRASLGVMLGANIGTTTTAWLVSYKLTGIGPVFIVIGALLGFLPTKARVAGKAVFYFGFIFFALDLISAALQPLQTNGVWQAWLSAADDPWSGVAVGILATALLQSSSVVVGLAILLVQQGLLPPEAAVPIVIGSNVGTTSTALVASLHLGPVARRSASANLMFNLGGLVLVAPVLPWFARTVTRLSDTPAIAVASAHLYFNVGIAVVFLVVLSLMHKRLERFDQPPRPSEGPV; this comes from the coding sequence GTGTCCGGTTTCCAGATCTTCATCGGCGTGACCGCCGCCGTGATTCTCTTCCTGCACGGGCTGCAGTCCTTCAGCCACGAGCTGCAGGCGGTGGCCGGCCCGGTGATGCGGCGCTGGCTGGCCCGGGTGACCGCCAGCCGCATCCGCGGGATGGCCGTCGGCGCCCTCGCCACCGGCATCGTCCAGAGTTCGAGCGCCATCTCGGCCATCACCGTGGCCCTCGTGGACGCCGGCACGCTCACCTTCCGCGCCTCGCTCGGCGTAATGCTCGGCGCCAACATCGGCACCACCACCACCGCCTGGCTGGTCTCGTACAAGCTCACCGGCATCGGGCCGGTGTTCATCGTGATCGGCGCGTTGCTGGGCTTCCTGCCCACGAAGGCGCGGGTGGCCGGCAAGGCGGTGTTCTACTTCGGGTTCATCTTCTTTGCGCTGGACCTCATCAGTGCCGCGTTGCAGCCGCTGCAGACCAACGGCGTGTGGCAGGCCTGGCTCTCGGCGGCAGACGATCCCTGGTCCGGCGTCGCCGTCGGGATACTCGCCACGGCCTTGCTGCAATCGTCGAGCGTGGTGGTGGGTCTCGCCATCCTGCTCGTGCAGCAGGGGCTGCTGCCACCCGAGGCGGCGGTACCCATCGTCATCGGCTCCAATGTGGGCACGACGTCCACTGCGTTGGTGGCCTCGCTGCACCTGGGCCCCGTGGCGCGGCGCAGCGCCAGCGCCAACCTGATGTTCAACCTCGGCGGCCTCGTGCTGGTGGCGCCCGTGCTGCCGTGGTTCGCGCGCACCGTCACGCGCCTCAGCGACACGCCGGCCATCGCCGTCGCCAGCGCGCACCTCTACTTCAACGTCGGCATTGCGGTCGTCTTTCTCGTAGTGCTTTCCCTGATGCACAAGCGGCTCGAACGCTTCGACCAGCCGCCGCGGCCGAGTGAAGGACCGGTGTAG
- a CDS encoding HPF/RaiA family ribosome-associated protein, translated as MARTFRSKDTRRAPMGVAANKAPRNERGRTDAPETPLAIRSKDAEVDAELREYVAKRSGFKLGKFATAIERITVRFEDLNGPKKGSPADRCAIKVVISRLESVMVEVVDHEPRTAFDKCIDSVERAVRRALEKPKSKARRR; from the coding sequence ATGGCCCGTACGTTCCGTTCCAAGGACACCCGCCGCGCCCCGATGGGCGTGGCCGCCAACAAGGCGCCGCGCAACGAGCGCGGCCGCACCGACGCCCCCGAGACGCCGCTGGCGATCCGCAGCAAGGACGCCGAGGTGGATGCCGAGCTCCGCGAATACGTCGCCAAGCGCAGCGGCTTCAAGTTGGGTAAGTTCGCGACAGCGATCGAACGCATCACCGTGCGCTTCGAGGACCTGAATGGCCCCAAGAAGGGATCGCCGGCGGACCGCTGCGCCATCAAGGTCGTGATCTCGCGGCTGGAGAGCGTGATGGTCGAGGTCGTGGACCACGAACCGCGCACGGCGTTCGACAAGTGCATCGATTCCGTCGAGCGCGCCGTGCGCCGCGCGCTCGAGAAGCCCAAGTCCAAGGCGCGGAGGCGCTAG
- a CDS encoding DUF2779 domain-containing protein produces MTRHTLSKSDFKLARSCATKLYYRELKYPNTLQDNEYLQMLAEGGYMVELLAKQMFPDGITLEYGKKPLEEAARETAEHLARGEREPVTLFEATLFDGFRQARVDILRRTPQGFDLYEVKSSSIDFVKQAKNQEKTGSLFRSTKKPHGILSDWREYLEDVTFQAALLRDLYPDVPIRAHLMLVDKAQPVPHDGMPQWFRIVRGDDGHLATAEFIGDAALARETRLVVAVDCSQEVELLEPEVRDAAQMFVASLTPELTRIEPQLNRKCRDCEFRVPEGVSPSGFAECWGERGQKTPHVLQLYRGGELTDAMIARGVDLVTEIPHENVAALTGVFGERQKVQIVQTLAESEWTSETLAHELAQARYPLHFIDFEAARIAIPHHKGMTPYGLLAFQWSCHTQRAPGAPLEHAEFLNTDAIWPNELFARSLREWVGDDGTLLVWSPFEKSVLSRVAEELATLGSADEDLKNWLQAAALTIGNGAGRQLDLLKVCRKHYYHPGMQGSNSIKWVLDALWKHSPELRTRFAALAGREGDPALGPYATLPAEIIDGEEREVSEGTGAIRAYFEMTYGLERDDPQHKAKWSQLLREYCKLDTLAMVLIWEHWQRITRGERR; encoded by the coding sequence ATGACTCGGCACACGCTCTCCAAGTCGGACTTCAAGCTCGCGCGCTCCTGCGCCACCAAGCTCTACTACCGCGAGCTGAAGTACCCGAACACGCTGCAGGACAACGAGTACCTGCAGATGCTGGCCGAAGGCGGCTATATGGTGGAGCTGCTGGCCAAGCAGATGTTCCCGGACGGGATCACGCTGGAGTACGGCAAGAAGCCGCTCGAAGAAGCGGCCCGCGAAACGGCCGAGCACTTGGCGCGCGGGGAGCGCGAGCCGGTCACGCTGTTCGAGGCGACGCTGTTCGACGGCTTCCGCCAGGCGCGCGTGGACATCCTGCGGCGCACGCCGCAGGGCTTCGACCTCTACGAAGTGAAGTCGTCGTCAATCGACTTCGTGAAGCAGGCGAAGAATCAGGAAAAGACAGGCTCGCTGTTTCGCTCCACGAAGAAGCCGCACGGCATCCTCTCCGATTGGCGCGAATACTTGGAGGACGTGACGTTCCAGGCGGCGCTGCTGCGCGACCTGTACCCGGACGTGCCGATCCGCGCGCACCTGATGCTGGTGGACAAAGCCCAGCCGGTGCCGCACGACGGGATGCCGCAGTGGTTCCGCATCGTGCGCGGAGACGACGGCCACTTGGCGACGGCGGAGTTCATCGGCGACGCGGCGCTGGCGCGCGAGACGCGGCTGGTGGTGGCGGTGGATTGCTCGCAGGAAGTAGAACTGCTCGAGCCGGAAGTGCGCGACGCGGCGCAGATGTTCGTGGCCTCGCTTACGCCGGAGCTCACGCGCATCGAGCCGCAGCTCAACCGCAAGTGCCGCGACTGTGAGTTCCGCGTGCCGGAGGGTGTGAGCCCGAGTGGATTCGCCGAGTGCTGGGGCGAGCGTGGGCAGAAGACGCCGCACGTGCTGCAGCTGTACCGCGGCGGCGAGCTGACCGATGCGATGATCGCGCGCGGCGTGGACCTGGTCACGGAGATCCCGCACGAGAACGTCGCGGCGCTCACGGGCGTGTTCGGCGAGCGCCAGAAGGTGCAGATCGTGCAGACGCTGGCCGAGAGCGAATGGACGAGCGAGACGCTCGCGCACGAGCTGGCGCAGGCGCGGTATCCGCTGCACTTCATTGACTTCGAGGCGGCGCGCATCGCGATCCCGCATCACAAGGGGATGACGCCCTACGGCCTGCTGGCCTTCCAATGGAGCTGCCACACGCAGCGCGCGCCGGGCGCGCCGCTGGAGCACGCGGAGTTCCTCAACACGGACGCGATCTGGCCCAACGAGCTCTTCGCGCGTTCGCTGCGGGAGTGGGTGGGCGACGACGGCACGCTGCTGGTGTGGTCGCCGTTCGAGAAGTCGGTGCTCTCGCGCGTGGCCGAGGAGCTGGCCACGCTGGGCTCGGCGGACGAGGACCTCAAGAATTGGTTGCAGGCGGCGGCGCTCACGATCGGCAACGGCGCGGGCCGGCAGCTCGACCTGCTCAAGGTCTGCCGCAAGCACTACTACCACCCGGGGATGCAGGGCAGCAACTCCATCAAGTGGGTGCTGGACGCGCTGTGGAAGCATTCGCCGGAACTGCGCACGCGCTTCGCCGCGTTGGCGGGCCGCGAAGGTGATCCGGCGCTGGGGCCCTACGCGACGCTGCCGGCGGAGATCATCGATGGCGAGGAGCGCGAGGTGAGCGAGGGCACGGGGGCCATCCGCGCATACTTCGAGATGACATACGGCCTCGAGCGCGACGACCCGCAGCACAAGGCCAAGTGGTCACAGCTGCTGCGCGAGTACTGCAAGCTCGACACGCTCGCGATGGTGCTCATCTGGGAGCACTGGCAGCGCATCACGCGCGGCGAGCGGCGCTAG
- a CDS encoding type II toxin-antitoxin system Phd/YefM family antitoxin, translated as MKVVGIKELKNKLSEYVKLAKAGEVVLVTDRGDVVAELRAPTPWNDPMMEDPWWAEQVRKGIVTPEKVPPGTPLNLKRNYPRVPLEEILRDLDKSREDRF; from the coding sequence ATGAAAGTCGTCGGCATCAAGGAGCTCAAGAACAAGCTCAGCGAGTACGTGAAGCTCGCGAAGGCTGGCGAAGTCGTGCTCGTCACGGATCGCGGGGACGTGGTGGCGGAGCTGCGCGCGCCCACGCCGTGGAATGATCCGATGATGGAGGATCCCTGGTGGGCTGAGCAGGTGCGGAAGGGCATCGTCACGCCAGAGAAGGTGCCCCCGGGTACGCCGCTCAACCTGAAGCGCAACTACCCTCGCGTCCCGCTCGAGGAGATCCTGCGTGACCTCGACAAGAGTCGGGAGGATCGGTTCTGA